The Hymenobacter baengnokdamensis genome includes a region encoding these proteins:
- a CDS encoding ABC1 kinase family protein, producing MADQPQESLPTSKVARAARFAKTGFKVGANYVQHYAKKAVGADSTTANLHQANAVELYGTLSEMKGSVLKVAQMLAMKKNLLPPAYAEQFRQAQYQTPPLSGPLVVKAFRDAFGRSPAEVFDEFDPNARQAASIGQVHFARKNGHALAVKVQYPGVGASICSDIAMVKPVALRIMGLKEEVLRPYLAEVEARLLEETDYKLELSRGQAIAAKCGHLPHLQFPAYYPALSSARILTMDWLPGQHLKEFLADNPTPAVRNQLGQALWDFYQYQLRELRQLHADPHPGNFLFSSTNGGTVGVLDFGCVKDVPPLEQQQFLALLDPATLADEARLSALLTDAGVLRPADSPALRALYLRMLTQSLELVGRPFRQATFDFGDPAYLQSLYALGDDLMQDKELRQQREPRGSAHFVYLNRTYVGLFSLLTELGAVVRTSYEL from the coding sequence ATGGCCGACCAGCCCCAGGAATCACTGCCTACTTCTAAAGTCGCCCGGGCAGCCCGCTTTGCCAAAACGGGCTTTAAAGTCGGGGCCAACTACGTGCAGCACTACGCCAAAAAAGCTGTCGGAGCCGACTCAACTACCGCCAACCTGCACCAGGCCAACGCCGTTGAGCTCTACGGCACCCTGAGCGAGATGAAAGGCTCGGTGCTGAAAGTGGCCCAGATGCTGGCTATGAAAAAGAACCTGCTGCCGCCAGCCTATGCCGAGCAGTTCCGGCAGGCGCAGTACCAAACGCCACCGCTCTCGGGACCGCTGGTAGTCAAGGCGTTTCGCGATGCGTTCGGGCGCTCGCCCGCCGAAGTTTTCGACGAGTTCGACCCCAATGCCCGGCAGGCAGCCAGCATCGGGCAGGTGCATTTTGCTCGAAAAAACGGCCACGCCCTGGCCGTAAAAGTGCAGTATCCGGGGGTGGGCGCGAGCATCTGCTCCGATATTGCGATGGTTAAGCCCGTGGCGCTGCGCATCATGGGGCTGAAAGAAGAAGTCCTGCGCCCTTACCTGGCCGAAGTTGAAGCCCGGCTCCTGGAAGAGACTGACTATAAGCTCGAGCTGAGCCGGGGGCAGGCCATTGCTGCCAAATGCGGGCACCTGCCGCACCTGCAGTTTCCGGCTTACTATCCGGCGCTTTCGTCGGCCCGCATCCTTACTATGGACTGGCTGCCCGGCCAGCATTTGAAAGAGTTTCTGGCCGATAATCCTACTCCGGCCGTGCGCAACCAACTGGGGCAGGCGCTCTGGGACTTCTATCAGTACCAGCTCCGGGAGTTGCGCCAGCTTCATGCCGACCCGCATCCGGGCAACTTTCTCTTTAGCTCTACCAACGGGGGAACCGTAGGCGTGCTCGATTTTGGCTGCGTGAAAGACGTGCCGCCCCTCGAGCAGCAGCAGTTTCTGGCCCTGCTCGACCCGGCCACGCTGGCCGATGAGGCGCGCCTGTCCGCGCTGCTTACGGATGCCGGCGTGCTCCGCCCGGCCGACTCACCCGCCCTGCGCGCCCTGTATCTGCGCATGCTCACGCAATCGCTTGAGCTGGTGGGCCGCCCTTTCCGGCAGGCCACGTTCGACTTCGGCGACCCTGCTTATCTTCAGAGCCTTTATGCGCTCGGCGACGACCTCATGCAGGATAAGGAGCTGCGTCAGCAACGCGAGCCCCGCGGCTCGGCGCACTTTGTATACCTGAACCGAACCTACGTCGGGCTGTTTTCGCTGCTTACCGAGCTGGGAGCCGTGGTGCGCACCAGCTACGAGCTATAG
- a CDS encoding TetR family transcriptional regulator C-terminal domain-containing protein — protein sequence MEPTTLKAAYLDYVRRHGHAPRTVFAFAETQGLSEAEFYRHYASFSVLDREIWADFGRDARAQAAQEPAWQGYGSREKILAFYYTLLELLKQNRSYALLALGRSQRWRPALIPKVLSLFEQEFLVFVNELLREGRTTGEVASRPVLQDGYGRIFLRQLQFLLLYFVRDESANFERTDAAVEKAVTLSFDLVGRNTLDSALDFGRFLLQKS from the coding sequence ATGGAACCCACCACCCTCAAAGCGGCCTACCTCGACTATGTGCGTCGCCACGGCCACGCGCCCCGAACTGTTTTTGCCTTTGCCGAAACGCAGGGCTTGAGTGAGGCCGAGTTTTATCGCCACTATGCTTCGTTTTCGGTGCTGGACCGCGAAATCTGGGCCGATTTTGGCCGCGACGCGCGGGCCCAGGCCGCGCAGGAGCCGGCCTGGCAGGGGTACGGCAGCCGCGAAAAGATATTAGCATTTTACTATACTTTACTCGAACTTCTCAAGCAGAACCGCAGCTATGCGCTGCTGGCGCTGGGCCGCTCGCAGCGCTGGCGCCCTGCCCTGATTCCTAAAGTGCTAAGCTTATTTGAGCAGGAATTTTTGGTGTTTGTGAATGAGCTGTTACGCGAGGGCCGCACAACGGGCGAAGTTGCCAGCCGGCCGGTGCTGCAGGATGGCTACGGGCGTATTTTTCTGCGCCAGTTGCAGTTTTTGCTGCTCTATTTCGTGCGCGACGAGTCGGCCAACTTCGAGCGCACCGACGCCGCCGTGGAGAAGGCCGTTACCCTGAGCTTTGACCTGGTAGGACGCAATACGCTCGACTCGGCCCTCGATTTCGGGCGGTTTTTACTGCAAAAAAGCTAG
- a CDS encoding SDR family NAD(P)-dependent oxidoreductase translates to MNFTGKNILVIGASSGIGLATARQLHASGATLFTASRQLSAELAALSTTHFTYDATQPVGSTFEGLPEVLHGLIYCPGSIKLRPFERVPVSDFRSDFELNVLGAVQALQATIKRLKKAEGGASVVLFSTVAAAVGMSFHTSIATAKAAVEGLTRALAAEYAASGLRVNCLAPSLTDTPLAAALLNTPEKAEAGARRHPLQRVGHPDDLASLAAFLLSDQATFITGQVLAVDGGMGKLK, encoded by the coding sequence ATGAATTTTACTGGTAAGAACATTCTCGTCATCGGCGCATCGTCTGGCATCGGGCTGGCCACGGCCCGGCAGCTGCACGCCAGCGGGGCCACCCTCTTTACCGCCTCGCGCCAGCTATCGGCCGAGCTGGCGGCGTTGAGTACTACCCATTTTACCTACGATGCCACGCAGCCCGTGGGCAGCACCTTCGAGGGCCTGCCCGAGGTACTGCACGGCCTGATCTACTGCCCCGGCTCCATCAAGCTGCGCCCGTTTGAGCGCGTGCCCGTTTCCGATTTTCGCAGCGATTTTGAGCTGAACGTGCTAGGCGCGGTGCAGGCCCTGCAAGCCACCATCAAGCGGCTGAAAAAAGCCGAAGGTGGGGCGTCGGTGGTGCTGTTCAGCACGGTGGCCGCAGCCGTGGGCATGAGCTTTCATACCAGCATCGCTACCGCAAAGGCCGCCGTAGAGGGCCTGACCCGCGCCCTGGCGGCCGAGTACGCGGCCAGCGGCCTGCGCGTAAACTGCCTCGCGCCCAGCCTCACCGATACGCCCCTGGCGGCCGCCTTGCTCAACACGCCCGAGAAGGCCGAGGCTGGCGCCCGGCGCCACCCTTTGCAGCGCGTGGGCCACCCCGACGACCTGGCCAGCCTGGCCGCCTTTCTGCTTTCCGACCAGGCTACGTTCATTACCGGCCAGGTGCTGGCCGTGGATGGCGGCATGGGCAAGCTCAAGTAA
- a CDS encoding energy transducer TonB: protein MCGSLSYFPGQYFAALLLLLAGRGAYGQAYPPAADTSHAKKYTYVERMPVFPAYEAADSTRSSSQRVIRFLNKGLHFPLQAVRDGVTGRVFFSFAVDAQGRTTDIRLVKGLRADVDSSVMRNARRLGTIRWQPGIQNGRPVRVSFTVPISFNVQPGVPLDSLDLGPYHSLALPLVSWSGTQARIPAGKGVVYGSCLQRLSVNSLGMGQYVRLVNLTTHKAVRINVKPILKSRRESTFCYALPAGRYALYQYEYPDPVWGSFKLHLENLRKPLAHSPTAALRATRYCFTVQAGQLHYLGTWNLANEREPLFMNEKELLDTAIRQDFQGLELGTARLAIPQ, encoded by the coding sequence ATGTGCGGTTCTCTCAGCTATTTTCCGGGCCAGTACTTCGCGGCCCTGCTCCTGCTGCTGGCTGGCCGTGGGGCATACGGGCAGGCCTACCCACCCGCAGCCGATACCAGCCACGCCAAAAAGTATACCTACGTGGAGAGAATGCCGGTTTTTCCGGCTTATGAGGCGGCCGACAGCACGCGCTCGTCGTCGCAGCGGGTTATTCGCTTTTTGAATAAGGGCCTGCATTTTCCGCTTCAGGCCGTGCGCGATGGCGTTACGGGGCGGGTATTCTTTTCCTTTGCCGTCGATGCCCAGGGCCGCACCACCGATATTAGGCTGGTCAAAGGCTTGCGGGCCGACGTCGATTCCTCCGTTATGCGCAATGCCCGCCGGCTCGGCACCATTCGGTGGCAACCCGGCATTCAGAATGGGCGGCCGGTGCGGGTATCCTTCACTGTTCCTATCTCCTTTAATGTGCAGCCGGGCGTGCCGCTCGACTCACTCGACCTCGGCCCTTACCACAGCCTGGCCCTGCCGCTGGTTAGCTGGTCGGGGACTCAGGCCCGCATTCCGGCTGGCAAGGGCGTGGTATATGGCAGCTGCCTCCAGCGCCTTAGCGTCAATAGCTTAGGCATGGGCCAATACGTGCGTTTAGTGAACCTGACCACCCACAAAGCGGTCCGCATCAACGTCAAGCCCATTCTGAAATCGCGCCGGGAAAGTACCTTCTGCTACGCCCTGCCGGCAGGCCGCTACGCGCTTTACCAATACGAATACCCCGACCCGGTGTGGGGCAGCTTTAAGCTACACCTCGAAAACCTGCGCAAGCCGCTGGCTCACTCGCCCACCGCTGCGCTGCGCGCCACGCGCTACTGCTTTACGGTGCAGGCGGGCCAGCTCCACTACCTCGGCACCTGGAACCTGGCCAACGAGCGCGAGCCGCTATTTATGAATGAGAAGGAATTGCTGGATACCGCTATCCGGCAAGATTTCCAGGGGCTCGAATTAGGCACTGCCCGGCTAGCTATTCCGCAGTAA
- a CDS encoding DMT family transporter → MVSKFRLHTALFLVSLIYAATYSLAKDIMPHYMQPLGIVTLRIVGAALFFGILKQFVAPQERISGRADNLRAILSGVLGIGLNQLSFFAGLNLSTPINASLLQTISPIVVVLASALLLKDRITLPKVVGICLGAAGAAALILSRPSSGAVPQAALLGNLFLLVNATVFGLYLVVVAPLMRTYHAFTVLARIFLVGAVIAVPAGLPQAIRANYSSFPLYIWAEIGYMVFFLTILAYLLNNWALKYATPSLLGVYIYLQPVLAVLIAVATGKDTLTWDKAWQAALIFVGVWLVSKKPKPVPAANPPFAPAPTPD, encoded by the coding sequence ATGGTTTCTAAGTTTCGCCTGCATACGGCGCTGTTTCTGGTTTCGCTTATCTACGCCGCTACCTATAGCCTCGCCAAGGATATTATGCCGCACTACATGCAGCCCTTGGGCATCGTGACGCTGCGCATTGTTGGCGCGGCGCTGTTTTTTGGTATTCTGAAGCAGTTTGTGGCCCCCCAGGAGCGCATCAGCGGGCGGGCCGACAACCTGCGGGCAATCCTATCGGGTGTGCTGGGCATTGGCCTCAATCAGCTGTCATTCTTCGCGGGCCTCAACCTGAGCACACCCATCAATGCCTCGCTGCTCCAAACCATTTCGCCCATTGTCGTGGTGCTGGCCTCCGCCCTATTGCTCAAGGACAGGATAACGCTTCCCAAAGTAGTCGGCATTTGCCTGGGGGCAGCCGGCGCAGCGGCACTCATTCTCAGCCGCCCCAGCAGCGGCGCAGTGCCGCAGGCGGCGCTGCTCGGCAACCTGTTTTTGCTGGTCAATGCCACAGTATTTGGTCTCTACCTGGTAGTAGTAGCCCCGCTTATGCGCACTTACCACGCCTTTACGGTGCTGGCGCGCATATTTCTGGTGGGCGCCGTCATTGCGGTGCCCGCCGGGTTGCCGCAGGCTATCAGAGCCAATTATAGCAGCTTTCCGCTCTACATCTGGGCTGAAATCGGCTACATGGTATTTTTCCTGACTATATTAGCTTACTTATTGAATAACTGGGCCCTGAAGTATGCTACGCCATCGCTGCTGGGCGTCTACATTTACTTGCAGCCCGTACTGGCGGTTCTCATTGCCGTGGCAACCGGCAAGGACACGCTTACCTGGGACAAAGCCTGGCAGGCGGCGCTCATTTTTGTGGGCGTGTGGCTGGTAAGCAAGAAGCCGAAGCCGGTGCCCGCGGCCAACCCGCCGTTTGCCCCGGCCCCGACTCCAGACTAA
- a CDS encoding replication-associated recombination protein A, protein MASLFDIPNLAPLAERRRPHRLQDYAGQTHLLGESGVLRRYLAAGRLPSLILWGPPGVGKTTLALLLAEELKRPFTMLSAINAGVKDVREVIDRAKKQAGTILFIDEIHRFSKAQQDALLGAVENGTVTLIGATTENPSFEVIPALLSRCQVYTLEALSAETLREIVRRALAEDEVLSKIPVDVVEDHALLALSGGDARKLLGLLELVVQSTPPAADGRVQLTDAAVQQTAQRPLARYDKGGEMHYDVISAFIKSIRGSDPNAALYYLAVMLEGGEDVKFIARRLLILSSEDIGNANPNALLLAQSCFQACTVIGLPESDLILSQTVIYLATSPKSNAAYTAIRAAQAQVRAAGVHPVPVPLRNAPTKLLKELGYGKAYQYSHNGEGNFTYQEFMPDALSGTRYYDPGDNPAEQKIRERLRGWWQEKYDY, encoded by the coding sequence ATGGCTTCCCTTTTTGATATTCCTAACCTTGCCCCTTTGGCCGAGCGCCGCCGCCCGCACCGCTTGCAGGACTACGCCGGCCAGACGCATCTGCTCGGCGAGAGCGGCGTGCTGCGCCGCTACCTGGCCGCCGGGCGGCTGCCCTCGCTCATTTTGTGGGGGCCGCCCGGCGTGGGCAAAACCACCCTGGCCCTGCTGCTGGCCGAGGAGCTAAAACGACCCTTTACAATGCTTTCGGCTATTAATGCCGGCGTGAAGGACGTGCGCGAGGTTATCGACCGCGCTAAGAAACAGGCAGGCACCATTCTGTTTATTGATGAGATTCATCGCTTCAGCAAAGCCCAGCAGGATGCGCTGCTGGGCGCGGTGGAAAATGGCACCGTCACGCTCATTGGGGCCACTACCGAAAACCCGTCGTTTGAAGTAATTCCGGCCCTGCTTTCGCGCTGCCAGGTGTACACCCTGGAGGCGCTGAGCGCCGAAACGCTGCGCGAGATAGTGCGCCGGGCACTAGCTGAGGATGAAGTGCTTAGTAAAATCCCGGTTGATGTGGTCGAAGACCACGCCCTGCTGGCCCTCAGCGGCGGCGATGCGCGCAAGCTGCTGGGCCTGCTGGAGCTGGTGGTGCAAAGCACCCCGCCCGCAGCCGACGGCCGGGTGCAGCTCACCGACGCGGCCGTGCAGCAAACCGCCCAGCGCCCGCTGGCCCGCTACGACAAGGGCGGCGAAATGCACTACGACGTTATTTCGGCCTTCATCAAAAGCATTCGCGGCTCCGACCCCAACGCCGCGCTCTACTACCTGGCCGTGATGCTCGAAGGGGGGGAAGACGTCAAGTTTATTGCCCGCCGCCTGCTCATACTCTCGTCCGAAGATATTGGCAATGCCAACCCCAATGCCCTGCTGCTGGCGCAGAGCTGCTTCCAGGCCTGCACCGTTATCGGCCTGCCCGAGTCGGACTTAATTCTCTCGCAAACGGTTATTTACCTTGCCACTTCGCCCAAGAGCAACGCGGCCTACACGGCCATTCGGGCGGCGCAGGCCCAGGTGCGGGCCGCAGGCGTGCACCCCGTGCCAGTGCCCCTGCGCAATGCGCCCACCAAGCTGCTGAAAGAGCTGGGCTACGGAAAAGCGTACCAGTACTCGCACAACGGCGAAGGCAATTTTACCTACCAGGAGTTTATGCCCGATGCCCTCAGCGGGACCCGCTACTACGACCCTGGCGATAACCCCGCCGAGCAAAAAATAAGGGAGCGCCTGCGCGGCTGGTGGCAGGAGAAATATGACTATTGA
- the sppA gene encoding signal peptide peptidase SppA gives MKQFFKFVLATLVGLVLFSVLGFVLLAGIVAAIGSSSADKSVASNSVLELKLDKPISERRQAADLFGGNGSTIGLVGLKGAIRRAKTDDDIKGILLNLELVQGGMASLEEVRDALLDFKKSGKFIVAYHEISSEKSYYLSSVADEIYLHPQGTLEFNGLSSEVMFYKRLFDKAGIEPYIFRVGSFKSAVEPFFRENFSDSARYQTVTYLNSLNDHMIGQVAESRQIPVARLHVISDSMLVHNAPDALRLHLVTRLGYFDQVQDYLRGKLGLKADKKPGLVSLSDYQDASRADEKEGKTSGNRIAVIYAEGDIVTGKGSDDNIGSDKFAEAIRKARLDDKVKAVVLRVNSPGGSSLASDIIYREVLLTKKVKPIIASMSDVAASGGYYISMACDTIVAHPNTITGSIGVFGVLPNIQPLLADKLGITVDRVTTGKFSDLPTITRALSPYEKQQLQLEVNTIYADFTSKAALGRHMPVERLRRIASGRVWSGTEGKKIGLVDVLGSYEDALRIAAARAHLKADDYQVQRLPRQKSGVEKFFSRFMSDNDDDQAAAEARLLQAKLGPLYPAVRQYQQLMQMRGVQARLPYELEIK, from the coding sequence ATGAAACAATTCTTCAAGTTTGTGCTGGCTACCTTAGTGGGGCTGGTGCTGTTTTCGGTGCTGGGCTTTGTGCTGCTGGCCGGCATAGTAGCGGCCATCGGGAGCAGCAGCGCCGATAAGTCGGTGGCCAGCAACTCGGTGCTGGAGCTGAAGCTCGACAAGCCTATTTCGGAGCGCCGGCAGGCCGCCGACCTTTTCGGCGGCAACGGCTCCACCATCGGCCTGGTAGGGCTGAAGGGCGCGATTCGCCGGGCCAAAACCGACGACGATATCAAGGGCATTCTGCTAAACCTGGAGCTGGTGCAGGGCGGCATGGCCTCGCTCGAAGAAGTGCGCGACGCGCTGCTCGACTTCAAGAAATCGGGCAAGTTCATCGTGGCCTACCACGAGATTTCGTCCGAGAAAAGCTACTACCTTTCGTCGGTGGCCGACGAGATTTACCTGCACCCGCAGGGCACGCTCGAATTCAATGGCCTGAGCTCGGAGGTGATGTTTTATAAGCGGCTGTTCGACAAGGCCGGCATTGAGCCCTACATTTTCCGGGTGGGCTCGTTCAAGAGTGCCGTGGAGCCGTTTTTTCGCGAAAACTTCTCCGACTCGGCCCGCTACCAGACGGTTACGTATCTCAATTCGCTCAACGACCACATGATTGGGCAGGTGGCCGAAAGCCGCCAGATTCCGGTGGCCCGCCTGCACGTTATCTCCGACTCGATGCTGGTGCACAATGCCCCGGATGCCCTGCGGCTGCACCTGGTAACCCGGCTTGGCTACTTCGACCAGGTGCAGGATTATCTGCGCGGTAAGCTGGGTCTCAAAGCCGATAAAAAGCCTGGCCTCGTGAGCCTGAGCGACTACCAGGATGCCAGCCGCGCCGACGAGAAGGAGGGTAAAACCAGCGGCAACCGCATTGCGGTAATATATGCCGAAGGCGATATTGTGACCGGCAAAGGCTCCGACGATAACATCGGCAGCGACAAGTTTGCCGAAGCTATCCGCAAGGCACGGCTCGACGACAAGGTGAAGGCCGTGGTGCTGCGCGTGAACTCGCCCGGCGGCTCGTCGCTGGCTTCTGATATTATTTACCGCGAGGTGCTGCTGACCAAAAAGGTGAAGCCCATTATCGCCAGCATGAGCGACGTGGCGGCCTCGGGCGGCTACTACATCAGCATGGCCTGCGATACCATTGTGGCCCACCCCAATACCATTACGGGCAGTATCGGCGTGTTTGGGGTGCTGCCCAACATTCAGCCCCTGCTGGCCGACAAGCTCGGCATTACCGTGGACCGCGTGACCACCGGCAAATTCTCCGACTTGCCCACCATCACCCGCGCCCTCTCGCCCTACGAGAAGCAGCAATTGCAGCTGGAAGTCAATACCATCTATGCCGACTTCACCAGCAAAGCTGCGCTGGGCCGCCATATGCCCGTCGAGCGCCTGCGCCGCATTGCCTCGGGCCGGGTGTGGAGCGGCACCGAAGGCAAGAAAATCGGCCTCGTCGATGTGTTGGGCTCGTATGAGGATGCCCTGCGCATTGCCGCCGCCCGCGCCCACCTCAAGGCCGACGACTACCAGGTGCAGCGCCTGCCGCGCCAGAAATCGGGCGTGGAGAAGTTCTTCAGCCGCTTTATGAGCGACAATGACGACGACCAGGCTGCCGCCGAAGCCCGCCTGCTGCAAGCCAAGCTGGGCCCGCTCTACCCGGCCGTGCGCCAGTACCAGCAGCTCATGCAGATGCGGGGCGTGCAGGCCCGCCTGCCCTATGAGCTGGAAATAAAGTAG
- a CDS encoding M1 family metallopeptidase, translating to MKRLFCQAAFGTLLLAGVGQTADAQTTLYQPRDIKRAFAKGTRAADGRPGPRYWQNTARYDITVQAAPPARDIKGREHITYFNNSPDTLKSLVIRLIQNIHQPGVSRDGDASPAYLTEGVSIDSFAVGGQARPYNGRGQATAQTIALPRPLMPQDSVRLSFAWHFPISLESGREGMIDKTTYFLAYFYPRVAVYDDYNGWDRLPFVDSKEFYNDFNNYTLRVRVPANYLVWATGTLQNPKQVLQPTYAKRLEKSMTSEAVIHIATAADLAKKDITAQQPFNIWVWKANDISDMTVGLSDHYVWDAASVIVDPATKRRASMQAAFADSTADFHSSVKYGQNALGWFSRNWPGVPYPFPKMTAFQGFADMEYPMMVNDSPQKDEKFGQFVQDHEIAHTYFPFYMGINESRYAFMDEGWATTFELLIGRTERGAEADDLYRKFRVNRWIHDPSTAEDLPTITPSSELKAGYGNNSYVKASLSYLALKDLLGDELFKKCLHEYMNRWHGKHPIPWDYFNSMSSAAGQDLSWFFNNWFFTNGYIDLALTKAEKTTQGTVVTIQNVGGFTVPVDLKVSYADGSTETLHRSPEIWRANQQQTTITVPAGKAVQAVAFDHGLYLDADPSNDKLAVQ from the coding sequence ATGAAACGCCTTTTCTGCCAAGCTGCCTTTGGCACCCTGCTGCTGGCTGGCGTCGGCCAGACGGCCGACGCCCAAACCACCCTCTACCAGCCCCGCGACATCAAGCGGGCCTTTGCCAAAGGCACCCGCGCCGCCGACGGCCGGCCCGGCCCCCGGTACTGGCAGAATACGGCCCGCTACGATATTACGGTGCAGGCCGCGCCGCCCGCCCGCGACATTAAAGGCCGCGAACACATAACGTATTTCAACAACAGCCCCGATACGCTGAAAAGCCTGGTTATCCGGCTTATTCAGAATATTCACCAGCCCGGCGTGTCGCGCGACGGCGATGCTTCGCCCGCTTACCTGACCGAAGGCGTATCCATCGACTCGTTTGCCGTGGGCGGGCAGGCGCGGCCTTACAACGGGCGGGGCCAGGCCACGGCCCAAACGATTGCGCTGCCCCGCCCGCTCATGCCCCAGGACTCGGTGCGCCTCTCGTTTGCCTGGCACTTTCCCATTTCGCTGGAAAGCGGGCGCGAGGGTATGATTGACAAAACGACGTACTTCCTGGCGTATTTCTACCCGCGCGTGGCGGTGTATGATGACTACAACGGCTGGGACCGCTTGCCCTTCGTGGACAGCAAGGAGTTTTATAACGACTTCAATAACTACACCCTGCGAGTGCGGGTGCCGGCCAACTACCTGGTGTGGGCCACCGGCACGCTCCAGAACCCGAAGCAGGTGTTGCAGCCCACCTACGCCAAGCGGCTGGAAAAATCGATGACCAGCGAGGCGGTAATTCACATAGCCACCGCAGCCGACCTTGCCAAAAAGGACATCACCGCGCAGCAGCCCTTCAATATCTGGGTGTGGAAGGCCAACGATATTTCTGACATGACGGTAGGGCTGAGCGACCACTACGTGTGGGATGCCGCCAGCGTGATAGTGGACCCCGCCACCAAGCGTCGGGCCAGCATGCAGGCCGCCTTTGCTGACTCGACGGCCGACTTTCACTCGTCGGTAAAATACGGGCAGAACGCGCTGGGCTGGTTTTCGCGCAACTGGCCCGGCGTGCCCTACCCGTTTCCGAAAATGACGGCTTTCCAGGGCTTTGCCGACATGGAATACCCGATGATGGTGAACGACAGTCCGCAGAAGGACGAAAAATTCGGGCAGTTTGTGCAGGACCACGAAATTGCCCACACCTACTTCCCGTTTTACATGGGCATCAACGAGAGCCGCTACGCTTTCATGGATGAAGGCTGGGCCACCACGTTCGAGCTGCTCATCGGGCGCACCGAGCGCGGGGCCGAAGCCGACGACTTATATCGGAAATTTCGTGTAAACCGTTGGATTCACGACCCCAGCACGGCCGAAGACCTGCCCACCATCACGCCCAGCAGCGAGCTGAAGGCCGGCTACGGCAACAACTCTTACGTGAAAGCCTCGCTCAGCTACCTGGCTCTGAAAGACCTGCTCGGCGATGAGCTGTTTAAGAAATGCCTGCACGAGTATATGAATCGCTGGCACGGCAAGCATCCTATTCCGTGGGATTATTTCAACTCCATGAGCAGTGCCGCGGGCCAGGATTTGAGCTGGTTTTTCAACAACTGGTTTTTCACCAATGGCTACATCGACCTGGCACTTACCAAGGCCGAAAAAACGACCCAGGGCACGGTAGTTACCATTCAGAATGTGGGCGGCTTCACGGTGCCCGTCGATTTGAAGGTGAGCTACGCCGATGGCAGCACCGAAACCCTGCACCGCTCGCCCGAAATCTGGCGGGCCAACCAGCAGCAGACTACCATTACGGTGCCGGCCGGCAAGGCGGTGCAAGCAGTAGCCTTCGACCACGGCCTGTACCTCGACGCCGACCCCAGCAATGATAAGCTGGCCGTGCAGTAG
- a CDS encoding purine-nucleoside phosphorylase, giving the protein MQAIQAAVTYIQAHSDNFQPTTGIILGTGLGALAQEVEVQHEISYTDIPNFPVSTVESHAGRLLLGTLSGQPVAVLQGRFHYYEGYTMSQVVLPVRVLKLLGIKQLFVSNAAGGLNPEFAISDLMLIEDHINLLPTNPLIGPNLNELGPRFPDMFAPYDASLLTRARAAAVALGQGSTTQRGVYVAVPGPMLETPAEYRYLRTIGADAVGMSTVPEVIAARHLGLPVLAVSVITDLCYPGQLKPVVISDILAAAATAEPRLTALMKAVLAG; this is encoded by the coding sequence ATGCAAGCCATTCAAGCAGCAGTTACCTATATTCAGGCCCATAGTGATAATTTTCAGCCCACTACCGGTATCATTCTCGGTACTGGCCTGGGCGCGCTGGCCCAGGAGGTTGAGGTGCAGCACGAAATCAGCTACACGGATATTCCGAATTTCCCGGTTTCGACCGTGGAAAGCCATGCGGGCCGCCTACTATTAGGTACGCTGAGCGGGCAGCCGGTAGCCGTGCTGCAGGGCCGCTTTCACTACTACGAAGGCTATACCATGTCGCAAGTGGTGCTGCCGGTGCGGGTGCTCAAGCTGCTGGGCATAAAGCAGCTGTTTGTAAGCAACGCGGCCGGCGGGCTGAACCCTGAGTTTGCCATCTCCGATTTGATGTTGATTGAGGACCACATCAACCTGCTGCCTACCAATCCGCTTATTGGCCCCAATCTCAACGAGCTTGGCCCGCGCTTTCCCGATATGTTTGCTCCCTACGATGCCAGTCTGCTGACCCGCGCCCGCGCCGCGGCCGTGGCGCTGGGCCAGGGCAGCACCACTCAGCGCGGCGTGTACGTGGCCGTGCCCGGCCCCATGCTCGAAACGCCCGCCGAGTACCGCTACCTGCGCACCATCGGGGCCGATGCGGTGGGTATGAGTACCGTGCCCGAAGTTATTGCTGCCCGCCACCTGGGTTTGCCGGTGCTGGCCGTGTCGGTTATTACTGACCTGTGCTACCCTGGCCAGCTCAAGCCGGTGGTTATCAGTGATATTCTGGCTGCCGCCGCCACTGCCGAGCCCCGGCTTACTGCTCTTATGAAGGCAGTATTGGCTGGCTAA